The Oryza glaberrima chromosome 5, OglaRS2, whole genome shotgun sequence DNA segment atcctttatattatacAATGCCTATAGGACTGTCCTTATTGCAAACAATGTTTCACTTATGAACAAAGAAGCAAATGCACCTGTCTATACTCGGGAGGATTTGAAGAGGATGAAAGAAATATCAAGGAGAAATGACACATTTGACTTACTAGGAAATTCACTTGCTCCATCTATATATGGCCATCTGTGGATAAAGAAAGCAGTAGTTCTATTAATGCTTGGTGGTGTCGAGAAGAATCTGAAGAATGGAACTCACTTGAGAGGGTCAGTGCTGTTTCTTCGTATCATTGCTTCTGTTGTAACTTGCTTTCAATGATTGTAGTGTAAATATATCTTACTTATGTGGTATGCAGAGATATAAACATGATGATGGTAGGAGATCCTTCAGTTGCCAAGTCCCAGCTTCTAAGAGCGGTTATGAACATTGCCCCTTTGGCTATTTCAACTACTGGAAGGGGTTCATCTGGTGTTGGTTTGACTGCTGCTGTCACTTCTGATCAAGAGACTGGTAATTATTGAAACTTGTTTCATACATATTTGTTTGATTCTTATAGAAGGTCTGAGCGATTCTTGTGGTTAGGTGAGAGAAGGCTGGAGGCTGGTGCCATGGTTCTTGCTGATCGTGGTGTTGTCTGCATTGATGAGTTtgataagatgaatgatcaggACCGAGTGGCTATTCATGAAGTTATGGAACAGCAAACTGTGACGATTGCAAAGGCAGGAATTCATGCGTCACTAAATGCGAGATGTAGTGTGATTGCTGCAGCAAATCCAATATATGGAACTGTAAGTTCTTATTATTTCTCGTCCGCTGCTTTTATGGCGTGATAATGTTCTTGCATTTTCTGATAATAATTTTTGGCTGTGTTACAGTATGACCGTTCATTGACACCAACCAAGAACATTGGGCTTCCAGATTCATTACTCTCACGTTTTGATTTGCTTTTTATTGTTCTTGATCAAATGGATCCTGAGATTGATCGTCAAATTTCTGAACATGTTGCACGGATGCATAGATATTGCACTGATGATGGAGGTATTTTTGTGTTTTATTACAACAAAGTGAGATATTTCAGCCTTTTCAGTTATTCTATTTGCTTAACTGAAAACAAACATGTAAACTGCAGGAGCAAGATCTCTTGATAAAACAGGATAtgctgaagaagatgacggTGATGTTAATGCAGCCATATTTGTTAAATATGATAGAATGCTCCATGGGCAGGACAGAAGGAGAGGCAAGAAATCCAAACAGGACAGACTGACTGTCAAATTCCTGAAGAAATATATTCATTATGCAAAGAACCTTATTCAGCCAAGACTCACTGATGAGGTGATTTTCTTAAATGAGATATTATTCTTGTTTATCATCGCTATGTATGAAGTGTTATGTTGATAACTTTCTTCATAGTAAAAGAAAATTTCTGTTGATAGCTTCTTCAGATATATCATTTAAGCTTTTGTGCTCCTACAGGCATCTGATCATATTGCAACTTCATATGCTGAGCTCAGGGATGGTGGTGCAAATGCAAAGGTTTGCTCTAAGCATGGCtccttgttttgttttgatgtAATGATGTTATATGTTTGtaattgttttcttttccatttgttCTATAGTCTGGTGGAGGTACACTTCCGATCACAGCGAGGACACTGGAAACCATAATTCGTCTATCTACTGCTCATGCCAAGATGAAATTGAGACATGAGGTAATTTGCTACATACACCATGGGCTTGTTTAATCAAGTAACCTGTAAGAATTATCTAGATGAACTGACATATAGTTCCCTGAAACATGACAGAAACTTGTCCTTTCTACTGTAGTATTATAATTCTGGGAATAGTTTTATCTCATTGTTTTGAAGGATAGAAAATGCAGGGCAATCTAATGAAGTTGCATTTATCTTGCATTGCAGGTTCTAAAAACTGACGTTGAAGCTGCACTGCAAGTTCTGAATTTTGCAATATACCACAAAGAGTTAACTGAGATGGAAGAGCGTGAACAGAGAGAAATGGAAATGAAACAACAAGCTGATCATGATGCAGGTGCAAGTGGTGGTAATGCAGATGAGCATAGAAGGTGAGCATAGTGCCTGTCTTCTTAAAAATGATCCTTTAAAATGGAAAAGCATTTGACACTGATTTCTGCAGTCCTATTTTTAATGTAAAGCAATGTTCTCATAATGCATTCTCGttcctttttttcctcaatAAATCTTGCTCGCTTTgactttgcaaaaaaaaagagccacATTTAACTGACATAATGTTTATTTTGCACTAAAATGCATCCTTCTCCATTGACATAAAAGAACTGTTTGTAGCATGAAAATGAAAGGtcaatttcttttagaaatgAATGGCGTGCTATGGAAAATTGTTTGTCACCATGCAAACATGTAAAAACATAGAATAACAACTCAGCACTCAAAACTGCAGTATTTTCTTAACTGCAATAATCTTATTTTCTGCAAATTAAAATGAATGCAGTTTTATTCTCCAGATTACAATACATCGTGTTTAGCTAGTTGCTTTAAATAGTCTCACATATTTTTATCCCCTTTCAACTCCTGCCAGTTCTGGAAACGACCCAATGGATGTGGATGTAGGAAATGCATCGAATGATCAGGATGTTCCTGCGGAGAGGTTACTACATGACATGACCTCAAATTGCAAAATCTGAATCTTTAGCTTAGGTTTCTTTTTCTCAGCTAATTGTATTCTTCCTGTTATGTCATATTTCTGCAGAATTGAAGCATTTGAGGTGATTCTTGGTCAGCATGTGTTGGCAAATCATCTCGATCAAATATCAATTGACGAAATTGAGCAAACTGTTAATAGAGAGGCAGCTGCACCTTACAATAGACGTCAAGTAGAATTCATTTTGGAGGTACAAACAAGAACCGGCTATGCTTTCAGTATTGTCCCAAAATTAACTATGATATGCCACTTATTTTTGGTTCAGTTGTATTTAGTTTCATTTCCTTGTTTTTTCAGAGGATGCAAGATGCAAACAGGATAATGATACGAGATGGCATCGTTCGGATAATCTAActtcaaaaatcatgtcttgcaTTGTGGACAAGCTGATTACTGTGCATCATCCTTGTCTTTTTCATCTGATACTTAGCCAGTTTGGCATTGCAGAATGTCTGCATCTGCACCGGAGGTTGATGTACCCGTGTATCTTAATTTTTAACAGCGAGATTTATGATGATCATCTGtgtctttgtactttaaattcATGTACCGTAGCGTAACAATTCTCCTGATCTAGTGATATGTAGTCCCTGATTTTATATGGTCACCATTGTGTGCTGATAGATAGTCTGGTTACTGTCTTGGAATGGCTTCCAATTAGATGCAACTGTTTCTTCAGACCACCTGAGGTTACAAACTATAAACTCGTTTCAGAAGAAAGCACCGGTCGTAAAATTGCATATACTACTCCAATCAGCTTTATTTCCTTAACGGTTATAAAGCTCGTTTTcgcctttctttctttttttcttttgatgaaaaaaatgcTCTTTTTTCACATTTGCCAGACTGCAGCCAGACGATGGTTTCTCTGAGAAACACCAAGGCAAGTTCTAGGCTATTACCGATTTAATGATAGTATGTACTTAGTACGGTACCGATCAATCAGCTTCAGTGTAAAGTATCCGTGTTACCGTGTGGACCGAGGTGCAAGCAGACATTTGCACAGTTTCACATCAACTTCATACAACGAGTTCATATTTATATAGCTTGGCTTGTTCGATTGGGAATTTGGGAGACGACTTGCTCCGTGGACTTGCAAAGGTGaagaagtactactactagttggCGTCTTGGCGATGGCCAGGGATCGAGCCGCTGCCGCTGGCATCTGATGAGGAATCTCCCGGCAAATCCGCGGTCTCTGCAGCTTCCCGGGTGAGTCCGTGTACGCCCAACTCCGCCTTCTCTAGCATTATCACCTACTCCCTTTTTTTTGCTTGCTAGCTAGAGTTCAGGCTCGCAGTCGTCGTGCTAGTGgcctcgccgctcgccggccgaTCATACGCACGGCCGTCGGTCGGTTAGTTCGCTCGCCGCTCTCGATCGGGCTCTGTACGTCTTCGGATCTATACATGCTACTGCCCGTCCCGTATGAATTGTACTGCTACGAATTTTAACGTGCCTTCTGGTTCTGGTTCAAGTCAGGGTTCCAAAATGCAGCCATAAACTCTCGGTTATCACAGGTAAAATTTGATGATTTTAaactattctttttttatttattgtaaTAGCACTTGCGACAATGATATGTGGGTCATCATTTTGACGCTGCACAAAATAGGCTTCGATTATTTGGCATCCTGGTCCATTGTTATTGGCTCGTATGGCTCCACATATCGTCGAGTGCCAATACAATGAAAATGGTAACAAATAGATTGTCAAATCATCAAATTTTACATAGACGCTTAGAAGGAAAGAGAAGCCCCCTCCGTACAAAGCTCGGGAGGTGGCTCCACAGGGTCTCTCGGAGGACCGATGGGGAGGAGCGCGGCCCCTTTGAGGGGGCTCCGAAGATGTCTGTAGCGTGGACTAACTGGACCTCCGGAGGCCAGACAAGATCGTGGCCAACGGATTCTAGTGGGCAGGCGAAGGGCTGAGAAGAAAAGGCCGGAGACAACCTCTGAAGAGAATTAATGTGAGAAGACCCGACCTACCACAACGCATTCAATACCCCACCAACCAGCTGACACACTCCGCCACAGGGCGCAGGTGGGGCGGATGATGAGGCAACTTTAGGGGCATGCATTAGCCTTACCGGTCACACACAGGATCCACGGGTTTCCGAATGCCTGAATTAATTGGGCTTGATCTCCTAGGTTTTTACCATTCTGCCCCAAGGGCTAGGGCCACCTGCCAGTCGGGGTGCCCTTGTAACATTCCATACGATTCATGGGGCTATATAAGTGTATTCCGCTTCCCGAAGGAGGCAAAAGAAACAGAAATAGAGCAATCTCGTTTTCACTCTAGACTCTCATCAATctctgggtgtgtttagtttacgtcaaaattggatgtttggttgaaattggaatgatgtgacggaaaagttgaaagtttatgtgtgtaggaaagttttgatgtgatagaaaagtaggaagtttgaaaaaaaaaagttggaaactaaaccatGCCTCTGTTGGATTTTGTTCCAACGGATCGCATTCTGAAACCCTACTTGAAACCCGGTCCATTTTGAGTCTCATCATGCATGTATTGGAATCGATGACAAAAATGACTCGTAAAGAAAATAGCAAAATCCCACGCAAAAATGGAGATCGCTATAACTAGTATACTCTACAAGTAGCGTTACTTAATTAACGTGCCCGAAGTAGAAATGTACAAAGATTTTGACAAACAAAGGGATGGCGATCACCAACGCGAGGCCGGGGAAGACGAGCGAcaccgcgccggcggccaccgcccaCCAACCCCTCGCCCTCGACCGCCCGAACGGCCGCAGCATCTGCCTCAGGCTCGACACCACGGCGGCCAGCATCACCAGCATGGCCGCCCTCAGGTACACGTCGTACTTCTTCTGCCCTAGGTACACCGCGTACGTGCCCGCCATGAGCGTGAAGCTCATGGTCGCCACGGCCCTGAACCCCTtcgccctcctctctctcgcccccgccgatgccgctgccgctgccgccgccgcctcaacgccgccgtcgacgacgttTGCGCCGCCTTCGGTCGTCCACGCCATGATGGCGACGTtgagcgcgacggcgatggcctccgggaggagggagagcaTGAACCACCACTGCAAGAACTCGACGGCGAGGATCGTGGCCATCGAGACGAGCGCGGCGAGCATCGCGCGGTTGAGGTGGCCGGCGACCGCGACGGCGCGCGCCCTGGCTGACGGGAACAGGGTGCGCACGGGCAGCGCGGTGGCCGCCATGGCGAGCACGGACACCGTCGAGGCGAAGGACGCCACGGCGAGGTCCacctgcgccggcggcgagcggccgcaGCCATCGAGCGACGAGGGGTACTTGAGGTAGCCCAGGATGAGAGCCCCTTCGATGGCGaacgccgccgtggcgccgaaCGTCGCGAGCTCGGCGCTGCTCTTCATCGCCTCCTCGTAGGCCTCGTCCtgcgccaccgcggccgccgtgACCGCCCCCTCCGTCGGCGgcaggtcggcgccggcgagcatgccGAGCACGAGCACGACGGGGAGGACAAGGATCACGAGCACGGTGTCGTTGTCCCTGTCCATGAGCGCGACGAACATCCCGTTGGTcgcgacgaggaggacgccggTGAGCGAGACGAGCACCGCCGACGAGAGGTCGGCGCAGCGGCtgcgcggggcggcgggcggctggtGCATCTGGAAGTGCATCAGCACGACGGCGGAGACGAACGTGACGAGCAGCGAGAACCCGCCGGCCTTGAACAGGAGGGTGGTAGCGGCGCCCTTGCCGATGTCCTTGTAGCCGGagacgccggcgacgatggcggagcCGGTGATCCCGATGGCCTCCTTGCCGAAGGCGGTGGCTCGCTCGACCTGCGTGTCGTTGCGTTGCCGGAGGAGGTGTGCATGTGGCTGGTTTTCCATGGATGCTCTCGATCGTTGCCGTATTCGTGAAGACACCGTTTGGTTTGTAACTTTGGTTATATAGAAAACATAGCCAAACTAAACGGTGATCATCGCGTCGCGAGAAGGTTCAGAGAAATAGCAGGGAAAAACGAACGAAAAGTAGAAAAATGGAGGATTCTGCTGCCATAGCGTTTTTGCAGCGGTTGCTGTTCAGACCATTATGCCTGCCTGACAGTAATTTCCCCTTGctttagaagaaaaagaaggcaCACTATATATTGTTATTGGAGAAGTTTATTCATCCCTAGAGGGAACGCCCCTCgctaaaaaaataagtcataaaTAATTTTCAGTATGTGATATATAACtccaagaaaaataacaaatttaactccaaataaaacatgtaattttacaaccatttttttatttttgtttctaattGTATAgactgaatttgaatttacGTGCTTGTGGAGTAGCATATCATAGTTATCTATCTTTATGACTTTTAGAGTTTAGACGACATGTGTAAAACAGATGCACGTCccctcgagaaaaaaaaatccatctctGTTATTATTTGGTTATGTTGATACTTATCTATGTGTATAGccaaaaatagttatatttgaGAACAGAGAGAGTGGATCTTTTACTTTGATATACTGCCCTTGTTTGGTTCacgaaaagaaattttttgggtgtcacattggacgtttgaccggatgttagaagaggttttcggacacgaacttaaaaactaatttcataactcgtctggaaaccacgaaacaaatttattaagcctaattaatccgtcatcaGCACATGtgaatcatggactaattaggctcaaaagattcgtctcgcgatttccatataaactgtgtaattagttttcattttatctatatttaatattttatgcatgtgttcaaagattcgatgtgatgtctttaggaaaaaaaaattaggaactaaacaagaccCTATACCAGGCCCTATATGGTATGATCCTTTTCAACGTTCTCTAATTTTTAATACAGTTCAGCTTAAGTCAAGGTGCCCTTTATAATCCCTTGGGATTGCCAAGTCATGTCTTTCCTCTCAAAACACACAAAAGCTCGGCACGTTAATCTTTAGACACTAAGAGATAATTTTACAAAACAACCATGCAGCCCCAGCCCACAAGAAATGCCAGTCATCATTGTAACAACTCTGTAGTTTATCAACATAGCTGCATTCAGCCATTCAGTGCTAAACACATTTTTCATTTATCAGAACTGAACAAAATAGATAGTACCTTGTACATAACTTTCTAAGAGaagacagaaaagttgaaaacaATGTTGTGTAACGGCCTGTTTTAAAGTGAGGATCGGCTTAACTACTTTCTCGATTTCTCGATTTCCGTTAGTACACCTTTTAAGTTGCCAAACAATGTattttcgtgtgaaaacttttatatagaagttgcttttaaaaaatcaaataaatttattttttttaaaaatcaactaaatttacttttaaatatttttaataattaatactcgatTAATCGTATACTAATCCTATTTCTCGTTTTGCTTGCGGTTAGTCAGTCATTTCCAACCTTTCTTTAGGACGGAACCTATCAATTAGTTTACATCTCCGGCGGTCCAGCCTATCAATTAGTTTAGTCATCTGATCATCTGGCTCTAGCAATTTGGCACAGACCTCTGTAATGATGTGATCATTTCTAGTAAAAGAAATGGGGCCCCTCAGGCTctagttcaagaaaaaaaaaatctggttcTAGCAATGTTGTGCAAGGAAATTTCTATGAAAACAACCTTCCTAATGCAAACCATGTACAGATCTCCGCAGAGTTATTGAAATTTCAAAGAAACGGGATGGCTGAACGAAATGACAGTTCTCCGTCTAGAAGGCTGCCCTTCGTAATATACTGGGCGTATGTGCACTGGTGCTATAGTTCTTTTACACCCAATTTGACACTCTACACGGAAGGATTCTCAGTTTTGCATTGAGAAATAAATACAGTACTAATTAAGTTAGCTTATAAATTATTTCATTCCTTCTGCACGCAATGCGTAAATCTGGATTCCTTTTAAATCAGGTGAGCTGAAGTGAAGGCTTCTACTATCATCACAACAGAAAAAGTGAGAGGTGTCTAGTTAGTAGCTGTAGAGTGTGTGGACTTACCAATAGACCTCCTGGAGACAC contains these protein-coding regions:
- the LOC127772762 gene encoding DNA replication licensing factor MCM3, yielding MDVNEEAMVAHKRAFLDFLDQDVGKGVYMQAVRDMVQNKRHRLIIGMDDLRNHSLDLARRVIRSPAEYMQPASDAVTEVARNLDPKFLKEGQRVLVGFSGPFGFHRVTPRDLMSSFIGTMVCVEGIVTKCSLVRPKVVKSVHYCPATGGTLSREYRDITSFVGLPTGSVYPTRDENGNLLVTEYGMCEYKDHQTLSMQEVPENSAPGQLPRTVDIIVEDDLVDSCKPGDRVSIVGVYKALPGKSKGSVSGVFRTVLIANNVSLMNKEANAPVYTREDLKRMKEISRRNDTFDLLGNSLAPSIYGHLWIKKAVVLLMLGGVEKNLKNGTHLRGDINMMMVGDPSVAKSQLLRAVMNIAPLAISTTGRGSSGVGLTAAVTSDQETGERRLEAGAMVLADRGVVCIDEFDKMNDQDRVAIHEVMEQQTVTIAKAGIHASLNARCSVIAAANPIYGTYDRSLTPTKNIGLPDSLLSRFDLLFIVLDQMDPEIDRQISEHVARMHRYCTDDGGARSLDKTGYAEEDDGDVNAAIFVKYDRMLHGQDRRRGKKSKQDRLTVKFLKKYIHYAKNLIQPRLTDEASDHIATSYAELRDGGANAKSGGGTLPITARTLETIIRLSTAHAKMKLRHEVLKTDVEAALQVLNFAIYHKELTEMEEREQREMEMKQQADHDAGASGGNADEHRSSGNDPMDVDVGNASNDQDVPAERIEAFEVILGQHVLANHLDQISIDEIEQTVNREAAAPYNRRQVEFILERMQDANRIMIRDGIVRII